A single genomic interval of Mucilaginibacter robiniae harbors:
- a CDS encoding Pycsar system effector family protein codes for MDYQRLLEQVKQHVLAFYKKHNNEQLTYHNRNHTEDVVHAVMQIGNHYQLNDRDFFIVTAAAWFHDMGYQESMNNHEEQSAQLAEAYLKTENVEAGIIDGVKQCILATRMPQQPSGLLQQIICDADLFHLGTDDFAETTKELRKEINTIIGCDVSKQEWRQKTVRFLESHHYHTDYCQLLLNDGKQKNLEAMKTKIAEWDQENSNDQEPATDSSNTSDNVQPLPSVGSSHPSVSPHKTADLAKTDVQRMPEQPFEEKKSKKKERPDKGIETMFRVSSSNHQRLSDMADNKAHIMITVNSIILSAIISLLLRRLEDYSYLIIPTIIILAVSLTAMVFSILSTRPSIPGGTFTQQDVDQKKVNLLFFGNFYRMNLQDYIKGMQSVMADREYLYGSLIIDVYSQGVVLGKKYRLLRIAYNVFMFGLIISVLAFIIAAMINGSGKH; via the coding sequence ATGGATTATCAACGATTGCTTGAACAGGTAAAACAGCACGTTTTAGCTTTTTACAAGAAACATAACAACGAACAGCTAACCTATCATAACCGTAACCATACCGAAGATGTGGTTCATGCAGTTATGCAAATAGGTAATCATTACCAGCTTAATGACCGTGACTTTTTTATAGTCACGGCGGCTGCCTGGTTTCATGATATGGGCTATCAGGAAAGCATGAACAACCATGAGGAGCAAAGTGCCCAATTAGCTGAGGCTTACCTGAAAACTGAAAATGTAGAGGCTGGTATTATTGATGGAGTAAAGCAGTGCATACTGGCTACGCGTATGCCTCAGCAACCATCCGGATTGTTGCAGCAAATTATTTGTGATGCCGATTTATTCCATTTGGGTACTGATGATTTTGCTGAAACAACCAAGGAACTGCGTAAGGAGATCAATACCATTATTGGTTGTGATGTTAGTAAACAGGAATGGCGCCAAAAAACAGTACGCTTTCTGGAAAGCCATCACTATCATACCGACTATTGCCAGTTGCTGCTGAATGACGGGAAGCAAAAAAACCTGGAAGCCATGAAAACTAAAATAGCCGAGTGGGATCAAGAAAATAGTAACGATCAGGAACCAGCAACCGATAGCTCAAATACATCAGACAATGTTCAGCCTTTACCGTCGGTAGGTAGTTCACATCCGAGCGTATCACCTCATAAAACCGCTGATTTGGCGAAAACGGATGTACAGCGTATGCCCGAGCAGCCTTTCGAAGAAAAAAAGTCAAAGAAAAAAGAACGGCCCGACAAAGGTATTGAAACCATGTTCCGGGTAAGTTCCAGCAACCACCAGCGACTGAGTGATATGGCCGATAATAAGGCCCACATCATGATTACAGTTAACTCCATTATACTATCAGCCATTATCAGTTTGTTGCTGCGCCGGTTGGAAGATTATAGTTATCTGATTATACCTACCATTATCATTCTGGCGGTGAGTTTAACGGCTATGGTATTTTCCATCCTTTCTACCCGTCCATCTATACCTGGCGGAACGTTCACCCAGCAGGATGTAGATCAGAAGAAAGTTAACCTGCTGTTCTTCGGTAATTTTTACCGCATGAATCTGCAAGACTACATCAAAGGGATGCAAAGCGTAATGGCCGATCGAGAGTACTTGTATGGCAGCTTAATTATCGACGTGTACTCGCAAGGCGTAGTATTGGGTAAAAAATATCGTTTACTACGCATTGCTTATAATGTGTTCATGTTTGGGTTAATTATTTCGGTGCTGGCCTTTATTATAGCCGCCATGATTAACGGAAGCGGGAAGCATTAA
- a CDS encoding glycine--tRNA ligase, protein MSKSTDELFKNVIAHAKEYGFVFPSSEIYDGLSAVYDYGQYGAELKNNLKAYWWKSMVQLNENIVGIDSAIFMHPKIWEASGHVGGFNDPMIDNKDSKKRYRADQLIEEKIEQLLNEAISKESIFLNKMYTDFTIEELVDIRHVRDYFKNQDTVKRPNYDALTDKAKDSFDFIETNNDYQKAVSIREDFTNALLTDDLSKLRDIIIRENITCPISGTHNWTEVRQFNLMFSTQMGAVAEDADAIYLRPETAQGIFVNYLNVQKSGRMKIPFGIAQIGKAFRNEVIARQFIIRMREFEQMEMQFFVRPGTEMQWYEHWKRLRLQWHLALGTAPEKYRYHDHTKLAHYANAAVDIEFEFPFGFKEVEGIHSRTDFDLSQHQKFSGKKMQYFDPELGEDGKPYGNYIPYVIETSIGLDRLFLLTLINAYEEEDLSTEEKQDSRTVLRLHPCLAPVKAAIFPLTKKDGLPEKAREIMSKLKVDFNLQYEEKDAIGKRYRRQDAIGTPFCITVDHQTLEDNTVTIRHRDTMAQERVPADQLDRIIGDLVSWRNVLK, encoded by the coding sequence ATGAGTAAAAGTACCGACGAACTGTTTAAAAACGTGATTGCCCATGCCAAAGAGTATGGTTTTGTGTTTCCATCAAGCGAAATTTATGACGGCCTGAGTGCTGTGTATGATTACGGCCAGTATGGCGCCGAGCTGAAAAACAACCTGAAAGCCTACTGGTGGAAAAGCATGGTGCAACTGAATGAAAACATTGTAGGTATTGATTCGGCCATTTTTATGCACCCTAAAATTTGGGAAGCCAGTGGCCATGTGGGTGGTTTTAACGACCCCATGATTGACAACAAAGACTCAAAAAAACGCTACCGCGCCGACCAGTTGATTGAGGAGAAAATCGAACAACTTTTAAACGAAGCTATATCCAAGGAAAGTATATTCTTAAATAAGATGTATACGGATTTTACAATTGAAGAGCTTGTTGATATACGACATGTAAGAGATTACTTTAAAAATCAAGATACTGTTAAGCGGCCGAATTATGATGCTCTTACTGACAAAGCAAAAGATTCATTCGATTTCATTGAAACTAATAACGATTATCAAAAAGCGGTATCTATACGTGAAGACTTTACCAATGCATTACTAACGGATGACTTAAGTAAGCTAAGAGATATCATAATCAGGGAAAACATTACTTGCCCTATTAGCGGTACCCACAACTGGACCGAGGTACGCCAGTTTAACCTGATGTTCAGTACCCAGATGGGCGCTGTGGCTGAGGATGCGGATGCAATATACCTGCGCCCAGAAACTGCTCAGGGTATTTTTGTAAACTACCTGAATGTGCAGAAATCAGGCCGGATGAAAATCCCGTTTGGTATTGCCCAAATTGGTAAGGCTTTCCGTAATGAGGTGATTGCCCGCCAGTTCATTATCCGTATGCGCGAGTTTGAGCAAATGGAGATGCAATTCTTTGTACGCCCTGGCACCGAAATGCAATGGTATGAGCATTGGAAACGCTTACGCCTGCAATGGCATTTGGCGCTGGGTACTGCTCCTGAAAAATACCGTTACCACGACCATACCAAGCTGGCCCACTATGCCAATGCTGCGGTAGATATTGAATTTGAGTTTCCGTTCGGCTTTAAAGAAGTGGAAGGCATACACAGCCGTACCGACTTTGACCTGAGCCAGCACCAAAAATTTTCAGGCAAAAAAATGCAGTATTTTGACCCAGAACTGGGTGAAGATGGCAAGCCTTATGGTAACTACATCCCGTACGTAATTGAAACTTCTATTGGTTTAGACCGTCTGTTTTTACTAACGTTGATTAACGCTTACGAAGAAGAAGACCTAAGCACGGAGGAGAAACAAGACAGCCGTACCGTGTTGCGCCTGCATCCTTGCCTGGCACCGGTAAAAGCAGCCATCTTCCCGCTTACTAAGAAAGATGGTTTGCCGGAAAAAGCTCGTGAGATTATGAGCAAATTGAAAGTAGATTTTAATTTGCAGTATGAAGAAAAAGATGCTATTGGTAAGCGTTACCGCCGCCAGGATGCTATTGGTACACCTTTCTGTATTACAGTTGACCATCAGACACTGGAAGACAATACCGTAACCATCCGTCACCGCGATACCATGGCCCAAGAACGTGTACCTGCCGACCAGTTAGACCGCATCATCGGCGACTTGGTGAGCTGGCGCAACGTGTTGAAATAA
- the ppk1 gene encoding polyphosphate kinase 1: MQPYYFNRDLSWLSFNGRILQEAARNTVPVLERINFLSIYSSNLDEFYRVRMPVLQALQNLHDKDNDQQEAAARQNELEQAQQLIQQQLNEYGRILTTELLPLLQQNHVQLLYNVPLPEAVQQLAADYFYSQVMAFLQPVFLSATSSFFPENNKLYLLTLLQDNAGQEQYAVVNIPSDELPRFFSVTIEEQQYLIFLDDLVRCHLDKIFPQHEVRGSYSFKVNRDAELDFKDEYTDNLADRLEQQIKKRDLGLATRFLYEPSLPLRALYRLSEFLNLQSNSAVAGGRYHNLRDLASLPIENKALSYPKWSPIRIDALAREASLLDTLDKQDFILHTPYNSYNQILRFFNEAALRPDVVEINVTLYRVASDSKIVNALMSAAKSGKQVNVVVELKARFDEANNLKWAKKLKAAGAKMIYSATALKVHAKTALVKIKQGNRTHYRGLLATGNFNENTARFYTDHILLTANESLLREMELLFLFLAKKRKPETPDLIPFQHLLVAQFNLQQQFIALIDQEIASAQQGQPAYIHIKLNNLEEERLINKLYEASQAGVRIRMIVRSICRLVPGIPGMSENITVTRIVDRYLEHGRVFVFGNQGNPKVYLGSADWMNRNIYHRIEVCFPVYDEHIRQQMLQLMDIQLHDNVQAVRIDEHLNNIPVKTDGLPIRSQQEIYQQLTKQ, from the coding sequence ATGCAGCCCTATTACTTTAATCGCGATTTAAGCTGGCTTAGTTTTAACGGCCGCATTTTGCAAGAAGCAGCGCGCAACACTGTGCCTGTGTTGGAGCGGATTAACTTCCTGTCTATTTACTCTTCCAATCTGGATGAGTTTTATCGGGTACGTATGCCGGTATTACAAGCCTTACAAAATTTGCATGATAAAGATAATGATCAGCAGGAGGCTGCTGCCCGGCAAAACGAACTGGAACAAGCCCAGCAACTCATACAGCAGCAACTAAACGAATATGGTCGCATCCTGACTACTGAACTGCTGCCATTATTACAGCAAAATCATGTTCAGCTGTTGTACAACGTTCCGTTACCAGAAGCTGTACAGCAACTCGCAGCCGATTACTTTTACAGTCAGGTAATGGCCTTTTTGCAGCCTGTTTTTTTATCAGCTACTAGTTCATTCTTTCCTGAAAACAACAAACTGTACTTGCTGACACTGTTACAGGACAATGCAGGGCAGGAGCAGTATGCCGTGGTAAACATACCGTCAGATGAGTTACCACGTTTTTTTAGTGTAACTATAGAAGAGCAGCAATACCTTATTTTTCTGGATGATTTGGTACGTTGCCACCTGGATAAAATATTTCCGCAGCATGAGGTAAGAGGTAGTTACAGCTTCAAAGTAAACCGCGATGCCGAACTGGATTTTAAAGATGAATATACCGATAACTTGGCCGACCGGTTGGAGCAGCAAATAAAGAAACGTGACTTAGGTTTGGCTACCCGATTTTTGTATGAACCTAGCTTGCCTTTACGGGCATTATACCGCTTGAGCGAGTTTTTGAATTTGCAAAGCAACAGCGCGGTAGCGGGTGGCCGTTATCATAATTTGCGAGATTTAGCTTCGCTTCCGATAGAGAATAAAGCATTATCGTACCCCAAGTGGTCGCCTATCCGTATAGATGCACTGGCTAGGGAGGCATCGTTGCTCGATACTCTAGATAAACAGGATTTTATTCTGCATACGCCCTACAATTCCTACAATCAGATTCTGCGTTTTTTTAACGAAGCTGCTTTGCGGCCAGATGTAGTAGAAATTAACGTAACCCTGTACCGCGTTGCCAGCGATTCGAAAATTGTAAATGCTTTAATGAGCGCGGCCAAAAGTGGTAAGCAGGTAAATGTAGTAGTAGAGCTAAAAGCCCGTTTTGATGAAGCCAATAACCTAAAATGGGCTAAAAAGCTGAAGGCAGCCGGCGCTAAAATGATTTATAGTGCCACAGCGCTTAAAGTACATGCTAAAACAGCGCTGGTAAAAATAAAGCAAGGTAACCGTACACATTACCGGGGCTTATTAGCTACAGGTAATTTCAATGAAAATACAGCCCGTTTTTACACCGACCATATTCTGCTTACAGCCAATGAAAGTTTGCTGCGCGAAATGGAACTGCTATTCCTCTTCCTTGCTAAAAAGCGAAAACCTGAAACACCCGATTTAATTCCATTTCAGCACTTGCTGGTAGCACAGTTTAATTTGCAGCAACAGTTCATCGCTTTAATTGACCAGGAAATTGCCTCGGCTCAACAAGGGCAGCCAGCTTATATTCATATCAAACTTAACAACCTGGAAGAAGAACGGCTGATTAATAAATTGTATGAAGCTTCACAAGCTGGGGTACGAATCCGCATGATTGTGCGAAGCATTTGTCGGTTGGTGCCGGGCATACCCGGGATGAGCGAGAATATTACCGTTACCCGAATAGTTGACCGCTACCTGGAGCATGGCCGGGTATTTGTTTTTGGTAACCAAGGTAACCCAAAAGTATATCTGGGTTCGGCCGATTGGATGAACCGTAATATTTACCATCGCATTGAGGTTTGTTTTCCGGTGTATGATGAACACATTCGGCAGCAAATGTTACAGCTGATGGATATACAGCTTCATGATAATGTACAGGCCGTACGCATTGATGAACACTTGAACAACATACCTGTAAAAACCGACGGTCTTCCTATACGTTCACAACAAGAAATTTATCAGCAGTTAACAAAACAGTAA